The genomic stretch agtcaaaaataaatttttaatgaaatcTTATCAAATTCTTTGGATAATTTACTAAGAAAATACCCAATATATGGGCTTTTACCTGAAGCTTCTTATTTTTCAGAACTCACATGAAAAAACCTCAATCTGGTTAAATGCACAAAACGTTTTTGAACCAAATACCAGATTAGATTTCAATTATCTctaaaataatcaaaaaatagaaaaataaataaagtaaCTATTTATGCTATCCTTTTCTTTGACCATGAAAGTTTGAGGTAAGTTGGAGAAACTTCCTTGTAAATAAACTGCATTACACTTGGATTtgtataatcaagaaaaaattggGTTAATTGGACTATAAAAACTGctaaaatcaataaaaaattaaaaagataattaagTAACTATCTATATCTTATTTTCAGAATTGAGTTGGATAaactttataatattataatcataAATGAAATGCATTGCACTCTAATGCGGAATCAAgtgtaatataatttatttatgagtTAACTTAGTCTTTGAACATAATAGTCAAATATAGTAGTaggtaataataattattattttttattattaataatttttattataattcatttataggtataataaaataatattttaaataaataatattttttattctcatatttatttcaagcatctcttaaTTGAGATCGGAATCCCATTTATATATTTGGATAGTAAATTAGATGGGAGAGAAATCAATgcctatcattttttttcttattatttttatcatttttaatttagGAGGGAGATCAAATATAACCACCACTCCAACAAAACATCCAGCCATTTTAGATACATGTAGAACATCTCCCTCTTCATCTTTTATCGTCGGCTGCAACATATCGAATAGCACCGCTCCATACATTCGTCGTCCCCCTCCCTCTACACTTCCTCCCACGGTGATGCCGTGTTATTCCTCAATGGCTTGGCTCCTCGTAAAACCTCCACCAGTTGCATAGAAGAAGAAATACCATCTCCACCAACCATTTTGTTAGTCGTCGGAGAGCTTCGACAAAGCACCCAGCCGTTTTAGATACGTGTAAAACATTTCTTTGCATCTCTTGTCGTTGCTTGAAACAGATCGAATGGCACTGCTCCATAAGTTCGTCACCCTTTTCCTTCCCAAAAAAACCCTTCAAAAACTCCCCCCACCTCCACCACTCTGATAAAGCATCTAGTCATTTCAAATACGTGTAAAACATCCCCCTTTGCATCTTTTATCGCCCCCTGTAACATATTAAATTACACCGCTTCACGCATCTGTCACCCCTTCCCTTCtccaccccccccctcttctcCTTCAAAAACCCCACCCACCTCCATCGCTCCGACAAAGCACTCAACCATTTCAGATGCACATAAAACATCCCCTTGCATTTTTTGTTATCGATTGCAATAGATCGAATGACATCGCTCCCCACATCAAAGGAGGATATAAGTGTCAATTTAGAGTCGATCAAAACTGAAATATTTGATGCCAACTTTTTTTGACTGATGGAAGCCGTTGATATCATTTGTCCCCTTTGTAAGACAATCATTCACCCCAAGAATTAACTGCGATTGCTACATAACACCCAAAGCGAAAAGATGGTATATATCACACCCTGTTATTTTTCATTGTAACAATTGAAGTAATATCcttaatttaattaatattatttaaaattatataaaaatattaataattaacaaaatatatacttttctaaaaataataaatttttttcttataaatattcCCATAATATCTACATGCATCATTTTATCATTAttcattaattatttaaaaaatataaaacttaaaaaaaaaaaactgcatgTATATCCATATCAATATAACTATTATGAAGgttgtcttttatttttttaaaatcttttttattcaatCATTGTATAACATAGTATTTAAGGTTTATAAAATTTGAACTTGGGCACGTTAGGCCTTAATTATCGGAATATTGTCTCCTTAGATATGCAAAGGTTAAttgtaatattaatatttttaacataatcattttcaaataaaaggtaaacttaaattaaaaaagaaataatttaaattttaatgctGACTTTGGAAGGATGTTATAAAGCGGGTTAAAATGACAGTTCGTTATAAACGAAAAGTAACGATTTAGAGACGTATCGTTATATTCTTCAAAATGTCCGATATGTTAATACGGAAGAAATCGTTGTATTCGTCAACGAGTGCGTCCCATCGTTTTCTGCACCGACGAACGGGTATGGGCGTCTCATTTTGTCTTCTTTTCCTACGCATTGAGCCGACAGGGAAGAGGCGGCGGAGGAAGAGGAAAGGGGAGCGAGAAGGGCAACTCCTAGTTTCCTTGCCCCCATTCCACCGCTTCGACCTAGTGGGATTCGCCTTATCTTGATCCATCCCCGACCAATTTAGTCGCTCCCCTAAACCAGCCCCCACTTCCCCTCCTCTCCCTCCATTCGATGCTCCCATCCGCGCGCTCCGTCGCTTTCTTCGCCGTGCTCCTGCTAGGGTTGCTCGTCTCCGACGTGTTGACGCCCGTGGTGCTTGATCCGTCGGCGGAGAGCGAATCTTGGGGGACCGCagctgccgccgctgcttctgcttcccctcttccttctcctcctactCCTTTGCTTTCTCTTCCTGCTCCGCCTACTAGCGAGATCTTCGTGGAAGAAAAATGGACCGACCGGCCATTGTCGGGGGATTTGGTACCGGTCGAGGAGTCTCCTCCTTTTGTCCCGGATCCCAAATCGGCGTTGCTATTGAATTCGGCTGAAAGGTAAGCAATTGGATTTTGGATTTGTTCAAGCAAGATCAGGGTTTTCTGCTATCCCTCGTGTGTTTTTGATTGGTTGTATTTGTTAAAGATCCAACTTTTTTAAGTTCAAGACACAAATTTGAAGATAGTTGTCGTGAATTTTGACTCTCTCCTTTTGAAATTCAACATTACTTGCAGCTTAGTAGAGGCTAGCTGCTGTAACAATGACAATTTGCTAGCTGTGATAGGCGTTCTTTTAAGCATGTCGACTTGTGTGAATATGTGTTCAAAGTAGCAGTAGCTTGATTATGGTAATTCCTGAAATTCTCATGTGGCTTGATGGAACATTTTTTAACTGGCATTCACACACTAAGAGCCATTGACTTTCTGATATTTCCTATATTAGCTGATGGAAACAGTTGATGGTGCTGTATTGCATCTTTTTTAACTTGTTTCATCAGTTGTTAGATGAATGCATAGGTATACCTTCAAGTGGGTGGAACTAAGACTAGGTGTTTTCATGTTTGTTTAGTGGATCTATGAATCTGCTTTTTCAACTTTAAGCTTAAAAGTCTTTCTTTTCAGGTAGACAGTGACCGTGTGATATGTATTTGTGCTGTTTTAGGAACAAACTGATCTGGTTATTTAATAACTACTAATTCAACATGCCAAAGCTTTTTCTGACATACGTGACATGACATTGTTGGTACAAGCAataactttttgtatatgtttgaAATATCGTGTTTTTTATGCGAATTCTTTTGGTTGTTTAAACCTATTTATGTGTGTGCTCTTTGGGATACTTACATATATGTTGCTGcgttttgatttttgtttttgtttcttattGTGTTGCATCAGTAAGGAGGGCAGATTCTTCCTCGCTTTGCCAAATGGTACCATCTATTTCATGAATAAATCTACAAAACCTCAGTGGAAGCTTTTGATAGGTCAGCCACTATCATATTCATGGAGATCTCCTTCAAATGATGATCCTGATTATATTGTGTTTTCTGATAGCAATGGGGAACTTTATGAATATAGCAAGGATGTTGGCATAAGGGTACGCTCGTGAATGTCTctgtgtttttttgttatgtttatAATATCTAGCATGTGCTTTTCGTGTGGAGATGGTGACACATTAAAAAAGCAAACGATTGGGAGATGGCATGGGGGGCTGCTGGTCCTTTTCCCATTGTATATACTATATAGTATAGACCAATAACATTGCTACTATTAGTGTGCATTTCAACTGACTTCTTCTATCTTATTCTTTTTCATGTTGTAGAAACATAACCGGACAGTGGAGGAATATGTCCAGAGAGCACCTGTGGTTGAAGGATCAGTTATCACCACTGGGACAAAGACATCAACTTTTTATGTTGTTGATGCTGATAGTGGGGAGTTAATTTATCATGATAATGAGCCTTTTAGTTTGCCAACTGTTGGGGTTCCCACGGCTAAAGAACAGTCAGTTGCATCCAAGCTAGAGTCTGGCAATGCTACTTATATTACCATTATAAGAACAGATTATTTTCTGAATAGTTATGATATAAATAATCATTTATGGAGTGTGATGATTTCTCGTATCAGTGCTCATAATGTTGGCCCCGGACTGACAAATACTATGTATGATGAAATGGAAATATCATCCGTGTCCGGAAGAAATATTCCTGTCTACTTTACTGGAGAGACTGATCAACTCCCTAAACACAAGGCTATGCTCCCTCCCTCATTTTCTGAACCAAATACTGGGATGTGGTCTGGACAAGACTATGGGCAATCTTATGAATGCGAATCAGCTGGTAACTGTTCCTTAGGAATTGCCACAACTTCCAATATGGACCATGACCAGATAGTGGAGAGACTAAACGATGAACATATTTCTTTAGGTGGATCACGAGGCTTGCCTACTTCCCCGAATGGATGTCCACTGGGAAATTGCATTTCTGCTAGGCCAAAATTTCCTACGGCATATTCTAGTTTTGTAAACTCAAGACAGAGACCTAGAGGTCCCATCAACTGGCTTTATCACGAACAAGAGAGTTCTAATACATCACAGAACTCATTGGATGATTCAAATAATTATTCAATCGACGGACATTCTCATGTTCAGCAAGGCCGTGGCTTGTCAATGCAATCTATTTATGGTCATAGTTGGCTATTTATTCTCTCTGTGCCTATATTTGCGTTTTGCTATTTTGGATTGAGAAAGCTGTTCAagcatgataaaaaatataatgatttGAAGGAAAAGCAATCTGTCATTCCTAAGAAGAGGAAATCTCGGAAGTCTGGAAACTTGAAAAATGCTACCATCAGTGTTAGTGATGATAGACATACTTTATCCATGAAAGAGAATGCTGAAACCAATGGGCATAATCAAATTCAGGTCAATGGAAGTTATTCATTCATACCTGATGGTGATAGTGATGGGCGTTGGGTTGGAAGACTTTTTGTTACAAATATTAAAATTGGTCACGGGAGCAATGGTACAGTCGTCTTTGAAGGATTTTATGGTGGTCGTCCAGTTGCTGTAAAACGGCTTCTTCGTGCACATCATGATGTTGCCTTTAAAGAGATTCAGAATCTTATTGCATCTGATCGACACCCAAATATTGTTCGGTGGTATGGAGTAGAACAAGATTTGGATTTTGTGTATATCTCACTGGAACGTTGTATTTGCAGCCTAAGTGACCTAATATGCATATGCTCAGATTCTTCTTCACATTCAGTATCTGTGGAAAATGAAACTTCAAACTCTGTGATTGAAGACAAAGTTCAATTAGGCTTGGCAGAAGGTATCAGAAAGGATGTTAATTTGTGGAGATCAAATGGGCTTCCTTCAAGGCAACTCTTAAAGATAATGAGGTGCGGGTTTGTCCTTTCCCTTGTATGTCTCTTTACTGTAGATTTTGTGTTGCTCtgttacttctttgtctccttgtatatatatttgagtcaatatttttttataaacagcTTATAGGTCATCTTTTATCTTACTTGTTGGCATTGGGTGTTTACTGAACAGTGAAGAATTACACCCATTTAACAGCCATTGTTTCCTTAAGAATATAAGACAATGACAATTTAAGTCTCATTTGATTGAATTTAGCAATTTGGTTTTTTCTTAGAAGTAGCTTCTTGAttgcaatatttttttctttcacaaaAGAAAACTTCAAAATACATCAGAACCAGCTCTGTACAACAGATGATGGCGAAGTTGGGAAGAAGTTATATGTATATTCATTAGTAACAGTTTCTTAAGCACAAGAAAACTTTGTACAACAGAGGATGACATATGTTTCTATACAAAATCAAGAGTGACATAGTTTCTTAAACAGAATAAAAACCTAAAGTTCATAGTATTGAATGGAAAACAGTGGATGTCAAATTAGCAAAAAATTTACAGTTAATACAATAATTACAGTGAAAAGCCTCATCTAAGTAATccaatttgttgttgttgttcctgttgttgttgttgtgtatcATAGGAGCCTTTGACATGTCTACTTTAAGGCAATAGCATTTGCTTCTTTTCCTCAAGTTGCTTGTGTTGTCTATTTATTTTGGAAATTGGCTATGCTAATGTGCAAATTTTGGTAGCTATTGATCTTTTGTGATACTGTGGATCTGTTGTTTTTAAAACTTTAATCGTGTTTGTTTTACAGAGATGTAGTTTCTGgccttgcacatctacatgaactTGGAATCATACACCGGGATCTAAAGCCTCAAAATGTGCTAATAAGCAATGACGGACATCTTAATGCCAAGCTTTCTGATATGGGTATAAGCAAACGCCTACTTGAAGACATGTCTTCATTGAGCCGTAATGCTACTGGTTAGTGCACAATGAGAACTTTATATCTCTGGTATCTGACAAGTGTGCTTATTCTTTTATTATCCTTAGAAATGGACCAAGTTCAAGCATGTTTTAATTTACCATAGGATATGGTAGCTCTGGTTGGCAAGCACCTGAACAACTTCTTCATGGGCGTCAAACACGAGCTGTGGATTTGTTCAGTTTGGGTTGCATACTATTCTTTTGTATTACCAAGGGAAAACATCCATTTGGCAATCATTTTGAAAGGGATGCAAACATTATTAACAATCGCATGGACCTCTTCTTGGTGGATCATATACCAGAAGCTGAACATTTACTTTGTCAACTGTTACAGCCTGACCCAAAGATGAGGCAAGCAGACTTTCTTTCACAATTTCCATAGTTACATTGCAGTCATTCCCTCTGCTTATTTTTTCTGATTTGCTAAGTACATGGTTCTTGTGTATCATCAGGCTGAATGCAGTAGAAGTATTGTGTCACCCTCTTTTTTGGAGTTCTGAGGCACGACTTTCATTTTTACGAGATGTAAGCGATCGAATTGAATTAGAAGACAGAGAAAATGGATCGGAGCTGCTAAAATCGTTAGAAAATAGTGCGCCAAATGCATTTGGTGGGAAATGGGATGATAAGTTAGATGTTGCATTCATTACAGACATGGGTCGGTACAGAAAATATCGTTTTGATTCCATACGTGACCTTCTACGAGTAAtaagaaataagtttaatcatTACCGGGAACTTCCAAAAGAACTCCAGGTAGCCTCTTCCATCCTTTTATTTGAGTATATTCATCTTACATTCTTGAGATCAATTAGCTCTGTGTAACTTGGTTCAGGTAATTTCTTGTTGTAGATATTTGTAGTTATATTATCACTTTGTTGAACCAATCAATAAGAAAGTGTGTTTCTTGCTTCAGAATGTGGTGGGAGTTTAGGTACCGAAATACGTATGCTGAACATATTATTTGGTTTCCAATACTTTTCCATTTTGTCTGATCATCATCATTTTTTTCCAAAGGAGCATTTTTCACTTCAGCTTCAACTGTATGAAAAAGAACTTGAATTGGATATACTTGTTGGGTTTGTTTACTTTTACCTCTTTTTTTTTGGCTTGGATCTCAAATAAAATATTGTTCATCATCCCATTATTCTCTTTACTTCGTATACTAAATTTAATGCTCGTGCCATACTGATCCACTTGTTAATGCTGATTAACTAGTTGAGGGTGTTTCATGTGTTGTGTGCTTTGTGAATTGAGCAGTACTTGCAAGGGTATTTGTTCTTTATGCTGAAGTATTTCCAATGGCTGCAGGAAACTCTTGGACCTGTTCCTCAAGGATTTGATATGTACTTTGCAAGTCGATTCCCAAAGCTCCTAATTGAAGTCTACAAAGTGGTTTACCGATTCTGTAAGGAAGAGGATTCCCTTAGCAAGTATTTCCAAAGCAGCCTTTTGTAGATTCAAAATGCTTGTTTTGTACTTCTTGGATGCAATAACTAAACCCTAGTATATTATCCTAAAAAGGTTGTATCTACTATGTTTATAATCCAAATCCTGCTTAATTCATTGCAAATTGTGATTCACATTTGGAATTGAGAGGTTCAGAAACCTCTGTTCAGTGATCTTCCTGCACTTTAGTGCCTTTTTGTTGTTTGGATCGCATGTTGGTTGAGTGCTAGTATTCAATGAAAAGCTGAAATGTTGTGtgccatgaaatattcattacaaTATACAGTGCTACCAAATAACATGACATGCTGTAACCTGATTGAAAGCGGGTGAAGTGGTATGAGTCAGGAGACATCATTACAATGAAGGATCACAATTCTTCCAGTTGTTATTGCAATCGAACTTTCTTACAATCATAGTGATCAGATGTAAGGCCTTTGAAGCCATTCAATCAGTATACATCACATTGACCTAAatcaattgtttttttttttgctgtaggTTATTCTAAAATGATTCTATGTTTACAACATGCTACTCCATAATTCCAACACCTCCTGTGCATTACCATGCTTTCTCTTGTAAGATTGCAAGCAATGCCTAGAAAGCATCTTGCAACAAATTATTCTGGTTCAGAGAAGTCTGATGGCAACAATAGCTGAAGCAGATGAATTCAAGCAACAAAATCATGCAACACCTGTTAAATCCAAATTGGTGCTCATATTCGGTTGCATCTTTTGCAGCTTGCACCGCGAGAAGGCTCTGTTGATTGTCTGATACAGGAAAGCCAACATCACAGTGCTGCAGCCCGAGTGTGAGAGACCCCTCACTGTTTTGACCTAACTCAGCCATCTGATACACCAAAAACCCGTCTGTGCCAGCTAGAGCATCGTGTAAAAGCTGGAATCTTGTGTAGTTGTTCCATCTCGGAAAGCAGCAGCTGATGTGGCCACATTCATGGTTGGGATGGTTTTGGGTCTTCAGGAGTCACTTATCAGGATCGTTTCGCATCTTCCAGTTGAGGGGTTCTGCTAGTCTTCATGGTCCTCAGAGGGTTGGATGTCTTCATTCAGTTTGGGTGGATTTGATAAGGAAGAGTTTGAGTCAATCTCGGTATCTCCAAACTCTTCTTTGTACATGTTTTCGATCATAGGCTTCCAAAGACGAACTCGTGCATTTATGAACCAGTTTGAAACCTGAATGAAAGTGAGTCCAGATGAGGAAATGTGATGGATAATCTTAAAATATATGCAACAGATTGCTCAGTTTCTCAGTTGCAGATTGACATGAGCTAGGAATTAATTCATTGGGAGGTCCAACttgaatcaggaacaaccctttttTTATGTCCATACATTTACTAATCATCAATATCGAACGACAAAGAATAGGATAAATTACCATTTCACTATCAATCCTCAAGCAGAAAGATGGTTGTTCATCAGGAAGCATGTAGAAACAAATCCTTTGCCGTAAATCATAAAACGTGAAAGAGAGAAAAACATGAGAAAAGGACAGTAAACGGAGTCACAACAAAGATATTTCAGGTGAAAAAAAGACAGTAGTTCTGCCTTTCCGGTTAAGCAATATATGCTTCTGATATCAATAGCATCAAAAGAGAGCAAAATCCAAACAAAACCATGCCTCACAACAGATCCAAAGTCAATCAAGAATAAGAAGTTTACCTGACTTCTCGTCAAGCCTGTCTGTCTTGCAAGTACCAGCTTCTCAGAATCCTTTGGGTAACTGGCAAAAATGTATCATGGCATTGTGTTAAGAGTGAAGAATCATTGTACTCAAAAGAACCAGGTGGAAAAGAAATGTTGTTGGAGCTTACGGATGAAGGAAGTGCTCAAACAGCCACGCGCGGAGAATAGAGACAGATGACTCGGGCAAACCCCTCTGTGGCCTCCAAGAATTCTGTTGCATCAGACCATATTGATGCAAGGTTCTCTGTTGCCGTAACTGCTGATCTATGTATCTAAGGCGAGATAACCCACTACTGCTACCACTTAAATCCTCCGGTTCACCAAGACTTTTCCTGGTAGCTTGAATTTGGCCACTGATGGCATCTCTCACGCAGCGGAAATGCCGTGAAATGGTTTGAAGAGCAAGTACAGTGTATGGTTTAGCAGCCCCACAACCAGCTATTGCATCAAACCATGACACTATTATCTGCATCTGATGGTAATACTGTGCATACCTTCTATCAACCTAAAATTAAAAGGTTAACTGAAGATGAAAGACAATGAATCTG from Musa acuminata AAA Group cultivar baxijiao chromosome BXJ1-3, Cavendish_Baxijiao_AAA, whole genome shotgun sequence encodes the following:
- the LOC103979927 gene encoding serine/threonine-protein kinase/endoribonuclease IRE1 isoform X3; the protein is MLPSARSVAFFAVLLLGLLVSDVLTPVVLDPSAESESWGTAAAAAASASPLPSPPTPLLSLPAPPTSEIFVEEKWTDRPLSGDLVPVEESPPFVPDPKSALLLNSAESKEGRFFLALPNGTIYFMNKSTKPQWKLLIGQPLSYSWRSPSNDDPDYIVFSDSNGELYEYSKDVGIRKHNRTVEEYVQRAPVVEGSVITTGTKTSTFYVVDADSGELIYHDNEPFSLPTVGVPTAKEQSVASKLESGNATYITIIRTDYFLNSYDINNHLWSVMISRISAHNVGPGLTNTMYDEMEISSVSGRNIPVYFTGETDQLPKHKAMLPPSFSEPNTGMWSGQDYGQSYECESAGNCSLGIATTSNMDHDQIVERLNDEHISLGGSRGLPTSPNGCPLGNCISARPKFPTAYSSFVNSRQRPRGPINWLYHEQESSNTSQNSLDDSNNYSIDGHSHVQQGRGLSMQSIYGHSWLFILSVPIFAFCYFGLRKLFKHDKKYNDLKEKQSVIPKKRKSRKSGNLKNATISVSDDRHTLSMKENAETNGHNQIQVNGSYSFIPDGDSDGRWVGRLFVTNIKIGHGSNGTVVFEGFYGGRPVAVKRLLRAHHDVAFKEIQNLIASDRHPNIVRWYGVEQDLDFVYISLERCICSLSDLICICSDSSSHSVSVENETSNSVIEDKVQLGLAEGIRKDVNLWRSNGLPSRQLLKIMRDVVSGLAHLHELGIIHRDLKPQNVLISNDGHLNAKLSDMGISKRLLEDMSSLSRNATGYGSSGWQAPEQLLHGRQTRAVDLFSLGCILFFCITKGKHPFGNHFERDANIINNRMDLFLVDHIPEAEHLLCQLLQPDPKMRLNAVEVLCHPLFWSSEARLSFLRDVSDRIELEDRENGSELLKSLENSAPNAFGGKWDDKLDVAFITDMGRYRKYRFDSIRDLLRVIRNKFNHYRELPKELQETLGPVPQGFDMYFASRFPKLLIEVYKVVYRFSCTARRLC
- the LOC103979927 gene encoding serine/threonine-protein kinase/endoribonuclease IRE1 isoform X2 yields the protein MLPSARSVAFFAVLLLGLLVSDVLTPVVLDPSAESESWGTAAAAAASASPLPSPPTPLLSLPAPPTSEIFVEEKWTDRPLSGDLVPVEESPPFVPDPKSALLLNSAESKEGRFFLALPNGTIYFMNKSTKPQWKLLIGQPLSYSWRSPSNDDPDYIVFSDSNGELYEYSKDVGIRKHNRTVEEYVQRAPVVEGSVITTGTKTSTFYVVDADSGELIYHDNEPFSLPTVGVPTAKEQSVASKLESGNATYITIIRTDYFLNSYDINNHLWSVMISRISAHNVGPGLTNTMYDEMEISSVSGRNIPVYFTGETDQLPKHKAMLPPSFSEPNTGMWSGQDYGQSYECESAGNCSLGIATTSNMDHDQIVERLNDEHISLGGSRGLPTSPNGCPLGNCISARPKFPTAYSSFVNSRQRPRGPINWLYHEQESSNTSQNSLDDSNNYSIDGHSHVQQGRGLSMQSIYGHSWLFILSVPIFAFCYFGLRKLFKHDKKYNDLKEKQSVIPKKRKSRKSGNLKNATISVSDDRHTLSMKENAETNGHNQIQVNGSYSFIPDGDSDGRWVGRLFVTNIKIGHGSNGTVVFEGFYGGRPVAVKRLLRAHHDVAFKEIQNLIASDRHPNIVRWYGVEQDLDFVYISLERCICSLSDLICICSDSSSHSVSVENETSNSVIEDKVQLGLAEGIRKDVNLWRSNGLPSRQLLKIMRDVVSGLAHLHELGIIHRDLKPQNVLISNDGHLNAKLSDMGISKRLLEDMSSLSRNATGYGSSGWQAPEQLLHGRQTRAVDLFSLGCILFFCITKGKHPFGNHFERDANIINNRMDLFLVDHIPEAEHLLCQLLQPDPKMRLNAVEVLCHPLFWSSEARLSFLRDVSDRIELEDRENGSELLKSLENSAPNAFGGKWDDKLDVAFITDMGRYRKYRFDSIRDLLRVIRNKFNHYRELPKELQETLGPVPQGFDMYFASRFPKLLIEVYKVVYRFCYSKMILCLQHATP
- the LOC103979927 gene encoding serine/threonine-protein kinase/endoribonuclease IRE1 isoform X1; the encoded protein is MLPSARSVAFFAVLLLGLLVSDVLTPVVLDPSAESESWGTAAAAAASASPLPSPPTPLLSLPAPPTSEIFVEEKWTDRPLSGDLVPVEESPPFVPDPKSALLLNSAESKEGRFFLALPNGTIYFMNKSTKPQWKLLIGQPLSYSWRSPSNDDPDYIVFSDSNGELYEYSKDVGIRKHNRTVEEYVQRAPVVEGSVITTGTKTSTFYVVDADSGELIYHDNEPFSLPTVGVPTAKEQSVASKLESGNATYITIIRTDYFLNSYDINNHLWSVMISRISAHNVGPGLTNTMYDEMEISSVSGRNIPVYFTGETDQLPKHKAMLPPSFSEPNTGMWSGQDYGQSYECESAGNCSLGIATTSNMDHDQIVERLNDEHISLGGSRGLPTSPNGCPLGNCISARPKFPTAYSSFVNSRQRPRGPINWLYHEQESSNTSQNSLDDSNNYSIDGHSHVQQGRGLSMQSIYGHSWLFILSVPIFAFCYFGLRKLFKHDKKYNDLKEKQSVIPKKRKSRKSGNLKNATISVSDDRHTLSMKENAETNGHNQIQVNGSYSFIPDGDSDGRWVGRLFVTNIKIGHGSNGTVVFEGFYGGRPVAVKRLLRAHHDVAFKEIQNLIASDRHPNIVRWYGVEQDLDFVYISLERCICSLSDLICICSDSSSHSVSVENETSNSVIEDKVQLGLAEGIRKDVNLWRSNGLPSRQLLKIMRDVVSGLAHLHELGIIHRDLKPQNVLISNDGHLNAKLSDMGISKRLLEDMSSLSRNATGYGSSGWQAPEQLLHGRQTRAVDLFSLGCILFFCITKGKHPFGNHFERDANIINNRMDLFLVDHIPEAEHLLCQLLQPDPKMRLNAVEVLCHPLFWSSEARLSFLRDVSDRIELEDRENGSELLKSLENSAPNAFGGKWDDKLDVAFITDMGRYRKYRFDSIRDLLRVIRNKFNHYRELPKELQETLGPVPQGFDMYFASRFPKLLIEVYKVVYRFCKEEDSLSKYFQSSLL
- the LOC103979926 gene encoding BEL1-like homeodomain protein 7 isoform X2, giving the protein MIIRPAQELLDEVVNVRKALRPKTDRSQSLYASAGAMTNNDANTGSKSEVMASNPQEAAANCSSELSASEKEDLQNKVSNLLQMLDEVDRRYAQYYHQMQIIVSWFDAIAGCGAAKPYTVLALQTISRHFRCVRDAISGQIQATRKSLGEPEDLSGSSSGLSRLRYIDQQLRQQRTLHQYGLMQQNSWRPQRGLPESSVSILRAWLFEHFLHPYPKDSEKLVLARQTGLTRSQVSNWFINARVRLWKPMIENMYKEEFGDTEIDSNSSLSNPPKLNEDIQPSEDHED